One genomic region from Glaciimonas sp. PAMC28666 encodes:
- a CDS encoding beta-propeller fold lactonase family protein, translated as MTLHLVRKNASTVVATGGALRSAILIGAVLSTLSFGLLPGIASASPFAYVPNEKSGTISVIDTASDTVIGEIKAGTKPRGLAVRHDGKSLYVSDQPTNSLLIVDVGTRGVVGSVSVGESPEGVGIAPAGDWIVAASEITNSVNFISTATNKQEFIIKTKGKNPEHAEFSPDGKWLYVSAEEADSIDIIDMTKREQVDLVKLGRRPRGIAFTPDGTRAYIAAELESMVYVVDVATHKVIAQVKAGTFSNGVTMAPNGKRVYISNGKDFTVSVIDTDTNTVVATVPVGKRPWNMAITPDGKKLYVANGRSNSVSVIDTDTNLVKAEIPVGALPWGVAIR; from the coding sequence ATGACGTTACATTTAGTACGTAAAAATGCTTCAACGGTTGTCGCAACCGGTGGTGCGCTACGTAGTGCGATTCTGATCGGCGCAGTGTTATCAACGCTTTCTTTCGGCTTGCTCCCAGGCATCGCCAGCGCAAGCCCCTTTGCGTATGTCCCTAACGAAAAATCCGGTACCATTTCTGTTATTGATACAGCCAGCGACACTGTCATCGGCGAAATCAAGGCGGGTACCAAGCCACGCGGTCTGGCAGTGCGCCATGATGGAAAATCCTTATACGTCAGCGATCAACCAACCAATTCGCTATTAATTGTTGATGTGGGAACGCGCGGGGTCGTCGGATCCGTGTCCGTGGGAGAGTCGCCCGAAGGTGTGGGTATTGCTCCCGCCGGTGATTGGATTGTCGCCGCCAGCGAGATAACCAACTCTGTCAATTTCATCTCCACGGCGACAAATAAACAAGAATTCATTATCAAGACCAAGGGTAAAAATCCGGAGCATGCCGAATTCAGCCCCGATGGAAAATGGTTATATGTCAGCGCTGAGGAAGCGGATTCGATCGACATCATCGACATGACCAAGCGCGAGCAGGTCGATCTGGTGAAGCTCGGCAGGCGTCCACGCGGTATCGCTTTCACACCCGATGGCACGCGCGCTTACATCGCCGCAGAGCTTGAGAGTATGGTGTATGTGGTGGACGTTGCGACCCACAAAGTTATCGCCCAGGTGAAGGCGGGCACCTTCTCGAACGGCGTCACCATGGCACCAAATGGCAAACGTGTTTATATTTCCAACGGCAAGGATTTTACTGTTTCGGTCATTGATACTGACACCAACACAGTAGTGGCGACGGTGCCGGTTGGCAAACGTCCATGGAACATGGCGATCACACCAGATGGCAAGAAATTGTATGTTGCCAACGGTCGCTCTAATTCGGTTTCTGTAATTGATACCGACACCAATCTGGTCAAGGCCGAAATCCCTGTTGGTGCACTACCCTGGGGCGTCGCCATCAGATGA